A single Glycine soja cultivar W05 chromosome 14, ASM419377v2, whole genome shotgun sequence DNA region contains:
- the LOC114385286 gene encoding protein MAIN-LIKE 1-like, with protein sequence MLRLGLSDIVTVQYPVANKVFVDALVEKKHQETSSFHLPVREMTITLDDVSCLMHLPMISRPFDHVPSIFSKEVMKFLLMTRLGILIEKKAIEVSIAGPKVGLAWLTDLYHQYVQLGSYVWVATTYLLHLVDSIIFADKSPTHVYIAYLLYLSNLDD encoded by the coding sequence ATGTTACGGTTAGGGTTATCAGACATAGTTACGGTGCAGTACCCTGTCGCAAACAAGGTCTTCGTGGATGCCCTTGTGGAGAAGAAACACCAGGAAACCTCGTCCTTCCACCTGCCTGTCAGAGAGATGACCATCACTCTGGATGATGTGTCATGTCTCATGCATCTTCCTATGATAAGTAGGCCTTTTGATCATGTCCCTTCCATCTTTAGTAAAGAGGTCATGAAGTTTCTGCTCATGACTCGCCTTGGCATTTTGATAGAGAAAAAGGCAATAGAAGTGAGCATTGCAGGTCCCAAGGTTGGGTTGGCTTGGCTGACAGACCTATATCACCAGTATGTCCAATTAGGATCATACGTGTGGGTTGCCACAACTTATCTTTTGCACTTGGTCGATAGTATAATATTTGCTGACAAGTCCCCAACTCATGTCTACATCGCCTACCTCCTCTACCTAAGCAACCTAGATGACTGA
- the LOC114383619 gene encoding zinc protease PQQL-like isoform X4 — protein MTSSCKRKGIIEALESMLIEVARVRLHGFSEREISVVRALLMSEIESAYLERDQIQSTSLRDEYLPHFLHNEPVVGIEYEAQLQKTLLPRMKLVMESEKAQWIGTDRVIGCGFDPRQKKVFFTLDSELVHVIHCQSEEFATPLCPTLAANIDIQVLVNFGQSAFKYAPANAQRTPNPCFIAPLVNSPGATLGYDDSKELFSMGRIDSQWLNRSANKGNHHNGNSTQVLDFDESEADLFEIVLDVSKHSAIAHRK, from the exons ATGACTTCATCTtgtaaaagaaaaggaattatCGAAGCCTTGGAATCAATGTTAATAGAG GTTGCAAGGGTAAGACTTCATGGCTTTTCAGAGCGTGAAATATCTGTAGTTCGTGCCCTGTTGATGTCTGAGATTGAATCTGCTTATTTGGAGCGTGATCAAATTCAATCTACCAGCTTGAGAGATGAATATTTAcca CATTTTCTCCACAATGAACCTGTTGTTGGGATTGAGTATGAAGCTCAACTCCAAAAGACTCTTCTACCAC GAATGAAACTTGTAATGGAGTCTGAGAAGGCACAATGGATAGGAACTGATAGGGTAATTGGTTGCGGGTTTGATCCAAGGCAGAAAAAGGTTTTCTTCACATTGGACTCAGAGTTGGTGCATGTCATCCACTGCCAGTCAGAGGAATTTGCCACTCCACTCTGTCCAACTTTGGCTGCAAATATAGACATTCAGGTTTTGGTTAATTTTGGACAAAGTGCATTCAAATATGCACCTGCAAATGCGCAAAGAACACCAAATCCATGCTTCATAGCCCCACTTGTGAATTCCCCTGGTGCTACCCTTGGCTATGATGACAGCAAGGAGCTCTTCTCCATGGGAAGGATTGATTCTCAGTGGCTTAATCGATCCGCAAACAAAGGAAATCACCACAATGGGAATAGTACTCAAGTCTTAGATTTTGATGAGTCTGAGGCTGATCTATTTGAAATAGTCTTGGATGTCTCAAAACACAGTGCCATAGCTCACAGAAAATGA
- the LOC114383619 gene encoding zinc protease PQQL-like isoform X5 produces MSEIESAYLERDQIQSTSLRDEYLPHFLHNEPVVGIEYEAQLQKTLLPRMKLVMESEKAQWIGTDRVIGCGFDPRQKKVFFTLDSELVHVIHCQSEEFATPLCPTLAANIDIQVLVNFGQSAFKYAPANAQRTPNPCFIAPLVNSPGATLGYDDSKELFSMGRIDSQWLNRSANKGNHHNGNSTQVLDFDESEADLFEIVLDVSKHSAIAHRK; encoded by the exons ATGTCTGAGATTGAATCTGCTTATTTGGAGCGTGATCAAATTCAATCTACCAGCTTGAGAGATGAATATTTAcca CATTTTCTCCACAATGAACCTGTTGTTGGGATTGAGTATGAAGCTCAACTCCAAAAGACTCTTCTACCAC GAATGAAACTTGTAATGGAGTCTGAGAAGGCACAATGGATAGGAACTGATAGGGTAATTGGTTGCGGGTTTGATCCAAGGCAGAAAAAGGTTTTCTTCACATTGGACTCAGAGTTGGTGCATGTCATCCACTGCCAGTCAGAGGAATTTGCCACTCCACTCTGTCCAACTTTGGCTGCAAATATAGACATTCAGGTTTTGGTTAATTTTGGACAAAGTGCATTCAAATATGCACCTGCAAATGCGCAAAGAACACCAAATCCATGCTTCATAGCCCCACTTGTGAATTCCCCTGGTGCTACCCTTGGCTATGATGACAGCAAGGAGCTCTTCTCCATGGGAAGGATTGATTCTCAGTGGCTTAATCGATCCGCAAACAAAGGAAATCACCACAATGGGAATAGTACTCAAGTCTTAGATTTTGATGAGTCTGAGGCTGATCTATTTGAAATAGTCTTGGATGTCTCAAAACACAGTGCCATAGCTCACAGAAAATGA
- the LOC114383619 gene encoding uncharacterized protein LOC114383619 isoform X1, with product MGRVIHVAVVAASLGCVSTLLLVFIWRLCHHKKEHKDFVEANRITRMESLQAGIARLHQQPSIYHQFDHKNKNKGKFYVFHNGVSRRGHLFNWDDHPYLVVDAVENGWSRFAFSNYKSNMTSHLKRSTLLGACAAGEYGMKTNAEISWEVCNGSAEYMQKIRLNPGLKKVLHTNNSSNMSVASVIRTVLPLPGPPLGNYAFPQEAYFEITILFSHIDDHELVVAKREGEKTKLLIEDGSNGASELDTVEEMKLGQKEGGEKSGSVMFSLGLTAGGGVPLTVPGSYPRSIGFNSNGSVFLEGMKLVMESEKAQWIGTDRVIGCGFDPRQKKVFFTLDSELVHVIHCQSEEFATPLCPTLAANIDIQVLVNFGQSAFKYAPANAQRTPNPCFIAPLVNSPGATLGYDDSKELFSMGRIDSQWLNRSANKGNHHNGNSTQVLDFDESEADLFEIVLDVSKHSAIAHRK from the exons ATGGGTCGAGTGATACATGTTGCGGTGGTGGCAGCCTCATTGGGATGTGTTTCAACCCTTTTGCTGGTTTTTATATGGCGTTTGTGTCACCACAAGAAAGAGCACAAAGACTTTGTTGAGGCCAATAGGATCACCAGAATGGAGAGCCTCCAAGCAGGAATTGCAAGACTTCATCAACAACCATCAATCTATCACCAATTTgatcacaaaaacaaaaacaaaggtaAATTTTATGTGTTTCATAATGGTGTCTCAAGAAGAGGACACTTGTTTAACTGGGATGATCATCCCTACCTTGTTGTTGATGCTGTGGAAAATGGTTGGTCTAGATTTGCTTTTAGTAACTACAAGAGCAACATGACATCTCATTTAAAGAGATCAACCCTTTTAGGAGCATGTGCAGCTGGTGAATATGGAATGAAAACTAATGCTGAGATAAGCTGGGAAGTGTGCAATGGATCAGCTGAATATATGCAGAAGATTAGGCTCAATCCTGGGTTAAAAAAGGTTCTTCACACAAACAACTCTTCCAATATGAGTGTTGCTTCTGTCATTAGGACGGTTTTACCTCTTCCTGGCCCTCCTTTGGGGAACTATGCCTTCCCACAAGAGGCCTATTTTGAAATCACCATCTTGTTTTCTCATATCGATGATCATGAATTGGTTGTTGCGAAGAGAGAAGGGGAGAAGACAAAACTCCTCATTGAAGATGGTTCCAATGGAGCAAGTGAATTGGACACTGTTGAAGAAATGAAACTTGGCCAGAAAGAGGGTGGTGAAAAGAGTGGATCTGTGATGTTCTCATTGGGGTTAACAGCTGGAGGGGGTGTTCCTTTGACAGTTCCAGGTAGCTACCCTCGGAGCATTGGATTCAATTCCAATGGTTCTGTCTTTCTTGAAG GAATGAAACTTGTAATGGAGTCTGAGAAGGCACAATGGATAGGAACTGATAGGGTAATTGGTTGCGGGTTTGATCCAAGGCAGAAAAAGGTTTTCTTCACATTGGACTCAGAGTTGGTGCATGTCATCCACTGCCAGTCAGAGGAATTTGCCACTCCACTCTGTCCAACTTTGGCTGCAAATATAGACATTCAGGTTTTGGTTAATTTTGGACAAAGTGCATTCAAATATGCACCTGCAAATGCGCAAAGAACACCAAATCCATGCTTCATAGCCCCACTTGTGAATTCCCCTGGTGCTACCCTTGGCTATGATGACAGCAAGGAGCTCTTCTCCATGGGAAGGATTGATTCTCAGTGGCTTAATCGATCCGCAAACAAAGGAAATCACCACAATGGGAATAGTACTCAAGTCTTAGATTTTGATGAGTCTGAGGCTGATCTATTTGAAATAGTCTTGGATGTCTCAAAACACAGTGCCATAGCTCACAGAAAATGA
- the LOC114383619 gene encoding uncharacterized protein LOC114383619 isoform X2, translated as MGRVIHVAVVAASLGCVSTLLLVFIWRLCHHKKEHKDFVEANRITRMESLQAGIARLHQQPSIYHQFDHKNKNKGACAAGEYGMKTNAEISWEVCNGSAEYMQKIRLNPGLKKVLHTNNSSNMSVASVIRTVLPLPGPPLGNYAFPQEAYFEITILFSHIDDHELVVAKREGEKTKLLIEDGSNGASELDTVEEMKLGQKEGGEKSGSVMFSLGLTAGGGVPLTVPGSYPRSIGFNSNGSVFLEGMKLVMESEKAQWIGTDRVIGCGFDPRQKKVFFTLDSELVHVIHCQSEEFATPLCPTLAANIDIQVLVNFGQSAFKYAPANAQRTPNPCFIAPLVNSPGATLGYDDSKELFSMGRIDSQWLNRSANKGNHHNGNSTQVLDFDESEADLFEIVLDVSKHSAIAHRK; from the exons ATGGGTCGAGTGATACATGTTGCGGTGGTGGCAGCCTCATTGGGATGTGTTTCAACCCTTTTGCTGGTTTTTATATGGCGTTTGTGTCACCACAAGAAAGAGCACAAAGACTTTGTTGAGGCCAATAGGATCACCAGAATGGAGAGCCTCCAAGCAGGAATTGCAAGACTTCATCAACAACCATCAATCTATCACCAATTTgatcacaaaaacaaaaacaaag GAGCATGTGCAGCTGGTGAATATGGAATGAAAACTAATGCTGAGATAAGCTGGGAAGTGTGCAATGGATCAGCTGAATATATGCAGAAGATTAGGCTCAATCCTGGGTTAAAAAAGGTTCTTCACACAAACAACTCTTCCAATATGAGTGTTGCTTCTGTCATTAGGACGGTTTTACCTCTTCCTGGCCCTCCTTTGGGGAACTATGCCTTCCCACAAGAGGCCTATTTTGAAATCACCATCTTGTTTTCTCATATCGATGATCATGAATTGGTTGTTGCGAAGAGAGAAGGGGAGAAGACAAAACTCCTCATTGAAGATGGTTCCAATGGAGCAAGTGAATTGGACACTGTTGAAGAAATGAAACTTGGCCAGAAAGAGGGTGGTGAAAAGAGTGGATCTGTGATGTTCTCATTGGGGTTAACAGCTGGAGGGGGTGTTCCTTTGACAGTTCCAGGTAGCTACCCTCGGAGCATTGGATTCAATTCCAATGGTTCTGTCTTTCTTGAAG GAATGAAACTTGTAATGGAGTCTGAGAAGGCACAATGGATAGGAACTGATAGGGTAATTGGTTGCGGGTTTGATCCAAGGCAGAAAAAGGTTTTCTTCACATTGGACTCAGAGTTGGTGCATGTCATCCACTGCCAGTCAGAGGAATTTGCCACTCCACTCTGTCCAACTTTGGCTGCAAATATAGACATTCAGGTTTTGGTTAATTTTGGACAAAGTGCATTCAAATATGCACCTGCAAATGCGCAAAGAACACCAAATCCATGCTTCATAGCCCCACTTGTGAATTCCCCTGGTGCTACCCTTGGCTATGATGACAGCAAGGAGCTCTTCTCCATGGGAAGGATTGATTCTCAGTGGCTTAATCGATCCGCAAACAAAGGAAATCACCACAATGGGAATAGTACTCAAGTCTTAGATTTTGATGAGTCTGAGGCTGATCTATTTGAAATAGTCTTGGATGTCTCAAAACACAGTGCCATAGCTCACAGAAAATGA
- the LOC114383619 gene encoding uncharacterized protein LOC114383619 isoform X3, whose protein sequence is MTSHLKRSTLLGACAAGEYGMKTNAEISWEVCNGSAEYMQKIRLNPGLKKVLHTNNSSNMSVASVIRTVLPLPGPPLGNYAFPQEAYFEITILFSHIDDHELVVAKREGEKTKLLIEDGSNGASELDTVEEMKLGQKEGGEKSGSVMFSLGLTAGGGVPLTVPGSYPRSIGFNSNGSVFLEGMKLVMESEKAQWIGTDRVIGCGFDPRQKKVFFTLDSELVHVIHCQSEEFATPLCPTLAANIDIQVLVNFGQSAFKYAPANAQRTPNPCFIAPLVNSPGATLGYDDSKELFSMGRIDSQWLNRSANKGNHHNGNSTQVLDFDESEADLFEIVLDVSKHSAIAHRK, encoded by the exons ATGACATCTCATTTAAAGAGATCAACCCTTTTAGGAGCATGTGCAGCTGGTGAATATGGAATGAAAACTAATGCTGAGATAAGCTGGGAAGTGTGCAATGGATCAGCTGAATATATGCAGAAGATTAGGCTCAATCCTGGGTTAAAAAAGGTTCTTCACACAAACAACTCTTCCAATATGAGTGTTGCTTCTGTCATTAGGACGGTTTTACCTCTTCCTGGCCCTCCTTTGGGGAACTATGCCTTCCCACAAGAGGCCTATTTTGAAATCACCATCTTGTTTTCTCATATCGATGATCATGAATTGGTTGTTGCGAAGAGAGAAGGGGAGAAGACAAAACTCCTCATTGAAGATGGTTCCAATGGAGCAAGTGAATTGGACACTGTTGAAGAAATGAAACTTGGCCAGAAAGAGGGTGGTGAAAAGAGTGGATCTGTGATGTTCTCATTGGGGTTAACAGCTGGAGGGGGTGTTCCTTTGACAGTTCCAGGTAGCTACCCTCGGAGCATTGGATTCAATTCCAATGGTTCTGTCTTTCTTGAAG GAATGAAACTTGTAATGGAGTCTGAGAAGGCACAATGGATAGGAACTGATAGGGTAATTGGTTGCGGGTTTGATCCAAGGCAGAAAAAGGTTTTCTTCACATTGGACTCAGAGTTGGTGCATGTCATCCACTGCCAGTCAGAGGAATTTGCCACTCCACTCTGTCCAACTTTGGCTGCAAATATAGACATTCAGGTTTTGGTTAATTTTGGACAAAGTGCATTCAAATATGCACCTGCAAATGCGCAAAGAACACCAAATCCATGCTTCATAGCCCCACTTGTGAATTCCCCTGGTGCTACCCTTGGCTATGATGACAGCAAGGAGCTCTTCTCCATGGGAAGGATTGATTCTCAGTGGCTTAATCGATCCGCAAACAAAGGAAATCACCACAATGGGAATAGTACTCAAGTCTTAGATTTTGATGAGTCTGAGGCTGATCTATTTGAAATAGTCTTGGATGTCTCAAAACACAGTGCCATAGCTCACAGAAAATGA